Below is a window of Flavobacterium sp. CFS9 DNA.
TGCCGAAAGTAATATACTAAAAAATTTACCATAAGTTGCTGATTTTTTCCTCAAATCAACTACAACGTCAACTATTTCACCCTCTAAAACCCGAATTAATTTGGTTTGAGCAAAAGGTGGATTTTGATAATGTAATCCTCTTAAAGTACCTTTCTTAGAAAACGATTGATTGTCTTGAACAAATTCTATATCAATTCCTGAATCTATAAATCTTGCTTTATTATAGGATTCAAAAAAGTAGCCTCTTTCATCTTCTATAATAACTGGTTCAATTATCAATAAATCTTTTATATTAGTTTTTTCGACTTTCATATTACAATCTAATTCTTTTATAATTTAAAAAAATCTAGAATAACTTTTTTAATTTTTTCCTTATCCTCACATGTTAGATTCGATCCTGAAGGCAAACACAATCCTTTTTCAAATAAGTCTTTTGCTATATCGCCTCCGTAATACGGATGTTTCTCAAAAATAGGTTGCAAATGCATCGGTTTCCAAAGTGGGCGGCTTTCGATATTTTCTTTTTCAAAAGCTAATCTTAAAGATTCACTACTTATACTATTGCTAAAATCTGGCTCAACCAAGATTGCATTCAACCAATAATTTGAGAAATAATCTTCATTAAGAACTTCAAAAAGTTCAACATTACGAATGGAATTAAAAATCGTTTTATAGAAATTATGATTAATTACTTTGGATTCTATATTAGTGTGCAAACTTTTAATCTGTCCTAAACCTATCCCTGCACAAATATTACTCATTCTATAATTATAACCTATTTCGCTATGTTGATAATGAACTGCATTGTCCCTTGACTGAGTTGCGAAAAAAACTGCTCTCTCTTTTGCCTCTTTAGAACTAGAAATTAATGCCCCGCCACTCGAAGTTGTTATTATTTTATTTCCATTAAAAGATAAGATACCAAAATTACCAAAACTACCGCATTTTTTTCCTTTATAGCAACTCCCTAATGCTTCAGCACTATCCTCAATAACAGGGATTTCATATTTATCAGCAATCGCATGTACTTCATCAACTTTATATGGTACACCATATAAATGGACAGCAATTATTGCCTTTGGTTTTTTACCTTTCTTAATTCTATCTTTTATAGCAATTTCCAGATTTTGTGGACAAATATTCCATGTCTCTGCTTCACTATCTACAAAAATAGGAATTGCACCTTGATAAAGAACTGGATTTGCGGATGCCGAAAAAGTCATACTTTGACAAATCACTTCATCACCAGCCTTAACTCCAATTAAAATCAATGCCAAATGAATTGCCGAAGTTCCAGAATTTAAAGCTGTTACAAATGATTCTTCTTCATAATATTTTTCAAGTTTACATTCGAATTCTTCTACATTAGGTCCGCCGGTAGTTATCCAGTTTACCTCTAATGCTTTTTGAATATATTCATTTTCAAAGCCATTTTGTTGTGACAATGACAAGTAAATTTTTTTTTTATCCATTTAAAGACCAATAATCTGAAGGATAACGACTATCATCTTCACTTACATTCGCTAATGGCAAAGTAGAAAATGAAATCAATTTTGAATTTACTTCTAAAGATTCAATAGCATTTGCATAACCTGGAGGGATATGAACAATTTTACTATCCGATTCTGAAACTAAAATTGTCTCAACAATTAATTTTTTTGAAGGATTTTCCCAATTATCTACTTTAACAAAGTGAATTTTAAAAGATCCACTCAAACAATAAAAATTTTTAGCGTCTAATTTATGCCCCTGCCAAGCACGGATCGGGTTTTCCGGAGTATTACTAATAATATAAAAACGCGCTATATCGCTAAAGGAAAAATCATTTACGTATGAAATGATTCCACGATAATCTGAAAAATTCGCTCCTTGAATAATTTTAGGTATCATACATTTAAACTTAAATTGTTTTTATTTAACAAATAAAATTTCAATGAATATATAAATAATAGAGGTATAATTACAACCAAAAACAAGAGAGAATCTTGAACTTTTTGATATAAACTGATAACTAAAAATGAAACCCCCGATTGTATAATTGCATAAAACAATGATACTAACCTATGTTGTATCTTGCATTCATTACTTAAAACCTGGTATAAATGTAAGCGATGTGCTTCAAAAATATTCTGTTTCAGATATAAACGATGAATGATTGTACATATAGTATCTACTCCATAGACAGCTAAAAACAAAAGCCAAATAAGCGAATCTGTAACTAAAATTAATTTTACAACTAAGTAAATTATCCAAAATGCAATAGCAATACTTCCTACATCGCCAGCAAAACATTTAGCCTTTTTTCTATAATTAAAAAATAAAAAAACTAAGCTTGCAATCATTGCATATTTTATAAATATACCATCAGTAAAAAATTGAATATTTTGGTTTACATACAATAACACACCCATTACTATCAAAGTATATAGACCTGTAATTCCATTAATTCCATCCATGAAATTATATGCATTTATTAATCCAATAGCCAAAATATAAGCTATTACTGTTCCCCAGATTGGAACTAATTCAAACAAACCTAAATCATAAAAAACTAAGGAAATCGCTAAAAAATGAATCGATATTCTAATCTTATTAGATAAACTTTGAATATCATCCCAAAAACTGACCAAACTAACCAAAGTTATTCCAGTAAAGAAAAAATAATTATTCTGTATATGTTGAATAAAATACATTAAGGCCGAAAACCAAAAAATGATACCACCACCTCTTAATGTAATTTCTGTATGTGAACTTCTTTGATTAGGTTTATCAATTATGTTAAAATGATCTGCCATTTTAAAATAAAGCAGCATTATAATCATCAAAACAATTCCTAAAGTTAAATATTCCATTCTTAATTATTATAATCTTTCTTTTTCAATATATTGTTCTAATTACAGCTTTTCTCTTTTCAAATAATCTAGAACTGGTTCTGGTTTCCAATTTAATAATTCTCTTGCTTTTGAATCATCAAAAGTTAAATCTGATGTAATTTTTTTCACTTTCAATGAAGTTATAGGAGCTCTCTCGCCTACTACTATATCTCCAATTTTTCCAATTAATTTAGCAATACCTAAAGGTAAACTAAAATATCTTTTGTTAGAAATCAAAAAACTTAACTCAAAAAAACTGGGATGAATTCCATCTGTTAGATTATATGTTCCACCAATTGGTGCGACTATTGGTATAAAAGAAGCTATATCTTTAGTCAAAACCATACTTTTTTTTGCTTTCCCTCCTGCAATGTTAAAATAATAGCCCTTTTCAATTGCTTTTAGCATAGCTCCTAAATTCCCGGGAGGTTCTTTAGCAACTAAAAGAGGTAATCTTAAAATTGTACATATAACATTGTTTATGCGACACCATTCTATTATAATTTTCTCAGCCTCAATCTTACTAACTCCATAAGGATCAACAGCATTTAGAGAATGATTTTCATTTATATTACGACCTGTTTCTTGTCCATAAACAGAAACAGAGCTTATAAAAACAAATTGCTTTGGCAATCCTTTATTCTCCAAACCTTTTAAGAGATTTGAAGTGCCCGTTACATTAATATCATAAAATTCTTTTTTCTCCTGATCACTTTTTGGGATACTATGTGCTTTCCCCGCTGAATGAATGACAATGTCAAAATTTTCTTTAAAAACAGGAATTTCTTTTTCCAAAAAATAAGTATAATCTCCTTTACTTCGGGATAAATCAAAAACTTCATATTCTTTTGAAAGCTTCTCTTTTATAGATCTCCCCAAAAAACCATTCGCCCCTGTCAACAATATCTTCATAACTGTAATCTTTTACGAACTGCATTAAACTCGTGTATAAAAAAATAATATGCACTCCCAATTATATTCAGATTTAGCCACTCCCTGTAAATATGCCAGGTATAAGTTACAGCTTTTAGCTTATTAGATGATAATGACGTTGAATGAACTCTATAATGTACAAGTTTCAAATTTATTCCTAATGCAATAGGACCACTTTTTAAAGCCATAAGCCAGAATAAATAGTCTTCATGCCCTATTTTTTCGAATTTAATTTTTTCTACAACCCTCATGTCCATCATTGAAGTTGACATAGCAATAACGTTGCCTTTTAAAAGATCAAAGTAACTTACAGTATCTGGTATTCTATTAACTTCCCCTATTTTTTCATCAACTTCATTAATTCTGTAATATTGAGTAAAAGATATTGCAGCTTTATTTTGCTCCATAAAATTTAACTGAACTTCCAATTTATTTTCTTCCCATAAATCATCCGAATCAAGAAAAGCAATATATGGAAATTTAGCTTCTTTTATCCCTCTATTTCTAGATTCAGCAACTCCAGAATTTTTTTCATGAGTGACTAACCTAATTCTGGAATCGATGTTACAATATTCTTTAATGATTTGTAAAGAATTATCTGGTGAACAGTCATCAATAATTATTAATTCCCAATTTTTATGAGTTTGATTTAATACCGACTCAATAGATTTTGTTATAAATCTTTCTGATTTATAAGATGGCATTATAATAGAAACGTTATTCTCAATCATTTATAATAACTTTTTGTACAAAGAGTAATAATTTTTTGCCATTATTTCATCAGAATATTTTTGATGATACTTATAATATGCATTTTCTATAAAGTTTTCTCGACGATCAGATTCTTTTAATTTTAAAATTTCTTTACAAAAATCATTAGTATCGTCTAATATAAATTTAGGGACTTCTTCATCTGTAAAAAGCTCATTAAACGTAGGAATATTGCTTGTTAGACATAAAGTCTTGCATGATATCGCTTCAATTAAAGCAATTGGCAATCCTTCACTTCTTGATGGCATCACATAAACATCATAAAACTGAAAAAATGATCCTATGTTTTTTTTAAACCCTAAAAAGAAAACTTGATTATGAACATTTAATTCTCTAGCCAATAATTTTAAATTTTCGACTTCTGGACCATCACCTATAATTATAAAACAAAAATCCTTTAAAGTTTGAAGGCCTTTGATGACAGTATCTAAACCTTTAATTTTAGAAACCACTGCATGAGTCCCCATAACAAATGAAAACTTTCCTCTAATTTCCATCATTAATTCCTTATCTATATCCGATATCGAATTTGTTTGAATTTTTTTTCTTCCATTATTAACAACCTCAACTCTGGTCTTAATCTTATTCGAATAATATTGTTTTGCAATATCAGTAAGAACAACTACAGTATTTTGAGAATTTAAAACTAAATACCAAATTTTTGAAAAAATAGAAGCAAAAACAGCATTAAACTGATTTCTAAAATCTTTATAAATAAAACTATGAATTGTAGTTATTAATTTTGTTTTATTATTAAACTTTCTTCCATGTAAATATGTATAAATATTTGGCCTTAAACCACTTGAATGAATAATATCATAATCATTTACGGGAAGTAGCTCGAAAAAACCTAATCTTGTTGTTTTTTCTTCAAAAGTCAAAGCTATTTCTTCATCAAAATAATATATATCAATTTCAATTTTACTGTCTATTAATTTCAGTTGAGGCATTAAATCTTGAAAAAGAGTAATGGAACTTTTATTGTCAAGCCTGGGAAACAGGTAAGCAATTTTCATAATTTAAATTTATAAAACAATTAATAATCAACCATTTAAACAAAAACATTAAATGAGACTATATGAAGAATCCGAATCACTAATTGAACTTTTGAATTTTAGATAAAAAAAACCAAATATTACATAATAAGTCCATGCTGTCCAAATTATTGCATTATTAGTAAAAGAAATTAAAAATAAAATTACGAGATACCAATTAATTACCGCTTTATTTCTAATTCTCACTTTTTTACTTATAAAAAAAATAAAGGTTAGAAATAAAATAGTAAAAATTACTCCTAAGTTTACTGGCAGAAGCGTAAAAACGTTATCACTTATTGCATTTGTACTTGTTTCCTGAAGTGATACCGGAACACCTATTATATAACAAACTATACTATTATTAATTATTTTCCAGAAGTAAATAAGTCTCTCTCCTCTTCCACTAGAAATATCATCCTGATCAAATCTATCGAAAAATGATGTATATAATATTTCTATATTAGAAAAATCAATTTGGGTAATTGCTAAAGTTACTATAAACAATGTAAAAAAAGATATACTAATTTTATCTATTAATGATCCCTTTTTCAATTTGTTATAAAAAAAACAAATCAACGTCAACAATAAAACCACCATTCCTCCTCGCGATATTGTGGGAGCGATGGCTATTATTGATAATAATGTCAAAAAAAAGAATTTAACTACTGACATCTTTAAATCAGATAAGACAAGAATAGTATAAATAGTTGAAGTAAAAACAGCCTGAACATTTGATCCTCCCATAATACCACCAAATCGACTAAACTCAACATAGTCATCAGCCAGCACATCCACATGTTCAATAGCAGGTATACCCACCAAATAAAAAAGAGAGTTAATCGAATGAATGACCAATATTGCTAATAAAAAAAATCTTATTTTTTTTTCAGAAATTCTTTTAAAATTCACCCTGTTAAACAGCATTAGAACAACCGGAACGAAAAATATAAATCGATCATTTCCTAACATGTTGATCATGTTTTCTTGATAAAACAAAGCTCTGCAGCCTAGCACAAAAAGTAACAGCAATACAATTATGAAATAACTAAGAATCTGATTTCGATTAATTATTTTTAAATTTTTAATAAAAATAAAAAAAACAAAACCGTATGTTATAATAGTAACAAAGAATGATAGTCCTAAAATTTTTACATTAATAAAGTAATCAAATATAGCAGCAATTCCAAAATAAAACAGGACGAGAATTAACAAATCTTGTCCAAATATTAATTCTTTATTTAATTTATCTTTTGAAATATCAAGCATTACTTTTAAGCTTTGATTTTAAATTCTTGATATAAAATTTAAAAAGTTCTGTATAAACAACTTTTACAAAGCCAAGCATATTGACTCCTTCAAATCCGAAGTTTATTACGTACTTTATCAATGCGTAAATAGTTCTGACATGAGCTAAATGAGCATTAGAATTATAGGCAGAATTGGCTGCCATTCTATATTTTATAAGAGGTTCTTTTATATAAAAAAATGAATAACCATTTTTCATTAATTTCAACCAAAGATAAAAGTCTTCACATGCAATCAAATCAGAATCCTCATTAAAAATTACTAAATCAGAATATGAAATTAAAGTACTTGAAAGGGGGATTTGGTTTCTTTTAATCAGATCATTAATGTCATCTGTAGCCTTACGATTTGAAATTTTTTCACTAATATTCTCACCAAAAAGTAATACATCAGAATAAACTAATTTTTTAGTCTGATCACTTTTGCCGTTTAAGATTGCTACTTGTGTTTCCAATTTATTAGAAAACCAAATGTCATCGTCATCACAAAATGCAATATAACTACCTGTAGCTTGCTTTAATCCATAATTTCTATTGATCGCAATGATACCATTATTATGATTTTGAAAACATTTTATTTTTGCGCTTTTAAAGCTCTCTATATGAGTAAAAAAATCATAAGCAGAAAAATTATCAACGACAATTAATTCAAAATCCTGAAAAGTCTGATTTAATATTGAATTTAATGTTTCCGCTAATAAATCTTTTCTATTATAAGTCGTTACGATTACACTAACAAGTGGCATATTTATAATTTATTTTTTAAACATTGTTTTTTCTAAAAAATCGAAAAGATCATTTATTCCCATCTCTAAGCTCCATTTGGGTTCAAATCCAATTTGGCAAATCAAGCTGTTATCAATTTTATATACTCTTTTTTCTGTGATATTATGGTTTGATTTTGCTTTCGTAATAACTAATTCAACATTATAGCGATCCAAATAGATTTTTTTTACTTTTTCAGCGATATCCAAAATTGACAACGTTTTTCCAGAACTTAAATTATAAACAAAATGTTGTTTATTACTTGTTTCAACTACAGTCTGCACTCCACTACAAACATCCCAACCATGAATAAAATCACGCAGAGGAGAACCATCTGACTGCAATACGATTTCTTTTTTTTTGTATGCCATTTGACATAAATCGTTTATAACCAACCACCAACAATTATTTTCTTCAAACAATGGTGCTCCATAACTATTTGAAAGTCTAATTATGCTACAATCTACGGAAGATTTTCGATTGTAATAATCGCAAAGTACTTCCCCGATTTGATGAGTTAGCCCATAAGGATTTTGAGGTTTTAATGTTTGGTTTTCTAAAACGTGTTCATCTTGTAACGTTCCATAAATTTGTGCTGTAGAAAAATAAATAAATTTACTAAGACCCTGCTTAGAAAATATTTCCAATATGGACCAGACTGGTGTTATGTTAACTGAACTAACGAAAGTTGGAGATAAGTTAGACTGATGATGATCTAAAGAAACAAGATGAATTACTATATCATAATTATCCTTAGCTAATTCTATTAGAAATAATTCATCTCTGACATCTCCAATTACAACTTTTTCCATCTTTGATACCCAATCCTGATTAGAAGGAATTTTTGAATGACAAAGAGATGTTACAGAATATCCTTCATTAGCAAAATGCAAGCACAGACGCCCTCCTATATATCCACTCCCGCCAGTAATGAGAATCTTTTTTTTTACCATTGATATTTTATATCAGATAAGTTTTCTTTTCTTTCGATTTCATTTGGATCATGTTCTATACTAGCTAAATTTAACAGCAAATTATATGATTTTCCTTTTCCACTGAAAGCGACCCAAACACCGGGAGGAATTGTAATTCTCTGGTAATTATTATCTCCCAAAGTCACATCGAAAAAACAATTTTTAGTCATACTGTATTCTCTGTCATCGTAAATAACAAAACGAATTTCTCCAATTGGTACCACAAAATTCAAAGTCATATCAAAATGTTTCTTCCATGGTTTAGTATCTTCACTATTAATTGTAGAAAAATAAGCTTCTCCAAAACCAAAAAAACCAGGATCAGATTTTTTCATTCCATGAAATACATCACCCTTTGGATGATGTATTTTTTTTAGCGGGGTTAGTAAAACTCCGTCTACAATTATTTTGTCCATGATATATTACCAAGTTTAGCTAAATCTTCGTATCCTTCAATCTGCGATTTTGTATAAGTAAACATATCAACATTATTCTTATAAAACTGATAATACCAATCGCTTGTATATTCAATCAAAGTATTATAATCCAATGTTGGTTTCCACTGAAAATGAAATAAGGCTTTATCACAGTTTAATTTTAATAACCCTGCTTCATAAAATTTGATATCTCCTGTTACTTGATAAGCATCTTTAGAATTTTCGAAATGCCAACGTACACTCATATCTTCTAATATTTCCTGTACGGTATGATTATATTCCGGTTTTGGTCCAAAATTAAAACTTTCACCATTTAGAGAATGATCTTTATACAAACGTTCTCCTAATTGTAAGTATCCGCTAAGAGGTTCTAAAACGTGTTGCCAAGGTCTAGTTGCTTTAGGGCTTCTAATCTCTACTACTTTACCTTCGCTCCAAGATCTCATACAATCTGGTATAATTCTGTCTAATGCCCAATCTCCACCTCCTATTACATTTCCAGCACGAGCTGAAGCTATCTGTACTTGCCCATCTTCTTTTTTGAAAAACGAATGATAATAAGATTTAAAAATCAATTCTGCTGCCCCCTTACTTCCACTGTAGATATCTTTACCTCCAACAGCATCAGTTTCTTTATAGCCATAAATCCATTCTACGTTATCGTAACATTTATCGCTTGTAATTATTATTGCTGTACAAGGTTTATCATATGCTCGCAAAACTTCAAGAACATTTGTAGTTCCCATTACATTAGTAGAAATTGTATCAACTGGCTCTGCATACGATAATGAAACTATGGGCTGTGCTGCTAAATGAAATACAAAATCAGGTTTTACATCATTTATAATTTTTTTCATTGCATCCAAATCTCTAACATCAGCAAAAAAATGATTCATTTTATCCGTTAGCCCTAATTCAGCGAACATAGAAGGCTTTGTAGGAATTTCATTTGAAACACCATAAACATCAGCCCCTAAAGAAATTAACCAAGTACATAACCATGATCCTTTAAAACCTGTGTTACCTGTAACTAAAATTTTTTTGTTACGATAAACATCTCCAAAGATTATTTTTTCTCCCATTTTACCCACGGTGCCTTACCGTTATTATAAAGTTCATTTAATAAAGTATATTCTCTTGAAGTATCCATCGGTTGCCAAAATCCGTCATGCTCAAAAACTTTTAATTCACCTAATTCTACAAGCTTTTTCATTGGCTCTTGCTCTAAAACTAAGTCTTCTGAATCACTTAGGATATCTAAAAACTCTCTGTTACATATGAAATATCCACCATTAATTCTACCACCACTTGCCTGAGGTTTTTCGTTAAACCCTGTTATTGTTGATCCATCGTCTCCAATACCAAGTTCACCAAATCTTCCAGGTGGCCTAACACCAGTTAATGTTACCATTTTACCATGTGATTTATGAAAGGCTACCAGAGCATTAATATCAATATCTCCAACTCCATCCCCATATGTTAACATAAAATAAGGATCATCGCCAATATACTTTTTAATGCGACGTACTCTAGCTCCTGTCATTGCTTTAATACCTGTTTCTGCCAGAGTTATTTCCCAACCATCTTCATCATGGCTTGTTTCAGAAATTATTTGTTCTGATTTTTTTCCTAATTTTATTGTTATATCTGAACTTCTAACTTCATAATTCAAGAAAAAATCTTTAATAACTTCACTTTTGTATCCCATGCATAAAACAAAGTCATTGTAACCATAATGAGCATACGTTTTCATAATATGCCAGATTATAGGTTTTCCCCCAATTGGTATCATAGGCTTAGGTATGTCATCAGCGACATCTCGAATTCTTGTTCCGTATCCTCCACAGAGTATTACTGCTTTCATAGTATCTCTTTTATTTTATAGATAATTTATTAATATTAACTTTTAGTTTAAATAATCATAATTGTAATCTTTCCCAGATAATTGTTTTTTCTATGGTTTGGTTAAAATCTGAAGCTTCAAAACCAATCAGCGATTTCATAAATGATATGTCCAAACAAAAATCTTTAACATCTGTTAATTTTGAATCGAGATATTTTACTTCTAAATTCGGTAAATAAATCTTAATCGTATTTAAAATATCATTTAACTTATGTGATTTTCCCGAACCAATATTTATTGTTTTATTAACGCATTTTTGTTGTAATAAATTAAAAATAATTTTTACCAAATCATCAACAAATAGATAATCTTTTGATTGATTTCCATCACCCCAAACTTCAATAACCTGACCTCTCAAGGCTCGTCGGATCGCTATATTAATAATTCCTTGTTTTTCTGAGGTATGGAACTTCCCAAAGGGATTAGAAACTCTCAATATTAAGTAATTAATCCCATATTGTTTTTCGTACAATCGGAGATA
It encodes the following:
- a CDS encoding NAD-dependent epimerase/dehydratase family protein, whose translation is MQFKETILLLGGTGFIGKNIVDYILKNKQFLDYKIVVLSRSYQNNSEDRVEYVTGDYADKNRLISLFSKWNFTKVFHCATSTTPLSSGSNIIGDINGNLIATIGLLDVMKDFDCKNIVYLSSGGAVYGEKNLELISENEICYPLSSYGVVKLTIENYLRLYEKQYGINYLILRVSNPFGKFHTSEKQGIINIAIRRALRGQVIEVWGDGNQSKDYLFVDDLVKIIFNLLQQKCVNKTINIGSGKSHKLNDILNTIKIYLPNLEVKYLDSKLTDVKDFCLDISFMKSLIGFEASDFNQTIEKTIIWERLQL